From the genome of Candidatus Palauibacter scopulicola, one region includes:
- a CDS encoding PstS family phosphate ABC transporter substrate-binding protein: MSRRDRPLHPGTAWVHGTAWAALAAVSLAGCGADSDRSLSGLIEIDGSSTVFPISQAMAEEFQIAYRRAVRVSVGVSGTGGGFQRFCNGETEIANASRRINDAEAASCAAHGIEPVELQVAWDGLTVVVHPSNDWVDCVSVTELRRLWTPGSDIVNWRQVRPAWPDEDLRLYGPDTDSGTFDYFTAAVVGEEGASRHDYAASTDDNVLVAGVSGDPGALGYFGYAYFEDNRGHLRALEVDAGGGCVAPTRETILDGTYTPLARPMYIYVRRDALVRPEVNAFVSFYIDHAATLIPEAGYMPLEPEAYATLRARIG; encoded by the coding sequence ATGTCCCGGCGTGACCGGCCGCTGCACCCCGGAACGGCATGGGTCCACGGAACGGCATGGGCCGCGCTGGCGGCCGTTTCTCTTGCGGGTTGCGGCGCCGACTCGGACCGAAGCCTGTCGGGCCTGATCGAGATCGATGGCTCGAGCACGGTCTTTCCGATCAGTCAGGCGATGGCGGAGGAGTTTCAGATCGCCTACCGGCGCGCGGTGCGCGTATCGGTGGGAGTATCCGGAACCGGCGGCGGATTTCAGAGGTTCTGCAACGGCGAAACGGAGATCGCCAACGCATCGCGGCGCATCAACGATGCGGAGGCCGCGTCCTGCGCGGCACACGGCATCGAGCCGGTCGAACTGCAGGTCGCATGGGATGGGCTCACGGTCGTGGTGCACCCCTCCAACGACTGGGTCGACTGCGTCAGCGTGACCGAACTCCGGCGATTATGGACGCCGGGGTCGGATATCGTGAATTGGCGCCAGGTCCGCCCGGCCTGGCCGGATGAAGACCTCAGACTTTACGGACCCGATACCGACTCGGGCACGTTCGACTACTTCACGGCGGCCGTGGTGGGCGAGGAGGGAGCCAGCCGGCACGACTACGCGGCGAGCACGGACGATAACGTGCTGGTGGCGGGAGTGAGCGGCGATCCGGGTGCGCTGGGCTATTTCGGCTACGCCTACTTCGAGGACAACCGGGGACACCTCCGCGCCCTGGAAGTCGACGCGGGCGGAGGTTGCGTCGCGCCGACCCGTGAAACGATCCTCGACGGTACGTACACACCGCTGGCTCGTCCGATGTACATCTACGTTCGCCGCGATGCGCTCGTACGGCCCGAAGTGAACGCCTTCGTCAGCTTCTACATCGACCACGCGGCGACCCTGATCCCCGAAGCGGGATACATGCCGCTCGAACCGGAAGCGTATGCCACACTTCGAGCCCGCATCGGCTAG
- the pstC gene encoding phosphate ABC transporter permease subunit PstC, protein MSLRSRVVERVMGALFLGCGALSVLTTVGIVVVLATQSLGFFSDVSPLEFLAGARWSPDLAPRSFGILPLLNGTLLIAAGALLVALPAGLATAVYLSEYASRRTKRIVKPALEILAGIPTVVYGYFAVAFVTPILRAVFPAAGVFNAASAALVVGIMILPMVSSLSEDALSAVPRSLREAAYSLGATRFEVSTRIVVPAGLPGIAASFILAVSRAIAETMVVTLAAGATPRMTLDLLESVQTMTAYIVQASLGDAPSGTVEYRTLFAVGLFLFLITLALNLLSQRLIGRFREIHP, encoded by the coding sequence ATGAGCCTTCGGTCGAGAGTCGTCGAGCGCGTGATGGGAGCGCTCTTTCTTGGCTGCGGGGCGCTCTCCGTCCTCACGACCGTCGGCATCGTCGTCGTACTCGCCACGCAGTCGCTGGGGTTCTTCTCGGACGTGTCGCCCCTCGAGTTTCTCGCGGGCGCGCGCTGGTCTCCGGATCTGGCGCCGCGGTCTTTCGGCATCCTCCCGCTCCTGAACGGGACCCTCCTCATCGCCGCGGGGGCGCTGCTCGTTGCGCTCCCGGCCGGTCTGGCGACGGCGGTCTATCTCAGTGAGTACGCGTCGAGGCGGACGAAGCGGATCGTCAAACCCGCGCTCGAGATTCTGGCGGGCATCCCGACCGTGGTCTACGGCTATTTCGCCGTTGCCTTCGTGACTCCGATTCTCCGCGCGGTCTTCCCCGCCGCCGGAGTCTTCAATGCCGCAAGCGCGGCCCTCGTCGTGGGCATCATGATCCTTCCGATGGTGTCGTCCCTGTCCGAGGATGCGCTGAGCGCGGTCCCCCGCTCCCTGCGCGAGGCCGCGTACAGTCTCGGAGCCACGCGGTTCGAGGTCTCGACCCGGATCGTGGTGCCGGCGGGCCTGCCGGGAATCGCCGCCAGTTTCATTCTGGCGGTCTCGCGCGCCATCGCGGAAACTATGGTCGTGACGCTGGCCGCGGGCGCCACGCCGAGGATGACGCTCGACCTCCTCGAGAGCGTTCAGACGATGACGGCGTACATCGTGCAGGCGAGTCTGGGCGATGCCCCATCCGGGACGGTCGAGTACCGGACCCTGTTCGCGGTCGGCCTGTTCCTCTTCCTCATCACGCTGGCCCTGAACCTCCTGAGTCAGCGCCTGATCGGCCGTTTTCGGGAGATCCACCCGTGA
- a CDS encoding response regulator transcription factor — MPDAQILVVDDEPDILSVLVYHLSREGYRVTTAVNGQGALTTAQAEQPDLIILDLMLPGIDGYEVLQRLRRGERTSSTPVILLTARREEDERVKGFEVGADDYITKPFSARELTLRVEALLRRSKAEPVSASRRISVGPVELDREAHRVFSEGVEVDLTRLEYRLLEVLLERRGRVQTRRQLLQAVWDTNAAIETRTVDMHVARLRTKLGGAASLIETVRGIGYRFRALDK; from the coding sequence ATGCCGGACGCACAGATCCTGGTTGTGGATGATGAACCGGACATCCTGAGCGTGCTCGTCTATCACCTGAGCCGGGAAGGATACCGGGTCACCACGGCCGTGAACGGGCAGGGCGCGCTGACTACCGCGCAGGCCGAGCAGCCGGACCTCATCATCCTCGATCTCATGTTGCCGGGAATCGACGGATACGAGGTGCTGCAGCGCCTCCGGCGCGGCGAGCGCACAAGCTCGACGCCCGTCATTCTGCTCACGGCGCGGCGGGAGGAAGACGAGCGGGTCAAGGGCTTCGAGGTTGGTGCGGACGACTACATCACGAAGCCCTTCAGCGCGCGCGAACTCACGCTCCGCGTCGAGGCCCTCCTGCGCCGGTCGAAGGCGGAGCCCGTGTCCGCGTCGAGGAGAATCTCGGTCGGGCCGGTGGAACTCGACCGGGAGGCGCATCGGGTCTTCTCGGAGGGGGTCGAGGTCGACCTGACGCGACTCGAGTATCGTCTGCTCGAAGTCCTGCTGGAGAGACGGGGACGCGTCCAGACCCGCCGTCAACTGCTCCAGGCCGTCTGGGACACGAACGCCGCAATCGAAACGCGCACGGTGGACATGCACGTCGCACGGCTGCGGACCAAGCTCGGGGGCGCAGCGTCCCTGATCGAAACGGTTCGCGGGATCGGCTACCGATTCCGCGCGCTGGACAAGTAG
- a CDS encoding TonB-dependent receptor, with translation MKLTRRQRKPRHRAGLGVLSVLLLLGHAGASAAQEVSPGRLSGRIVDEDTARPLSLAQISIPSLNLGTLSDVDGRWTLRAIPAGKYEVVARLIGYASKTITGVLIVSGEAATIDISLPARAIELNELSVTVADQRGTAAAVLQNRRTAAAVTDAIGREQISDSPDSDAAAAMARVPGVSIVNKKFVFVRGLGERYGNTTLDGAVMPSPIADRKAVPLDLVPASFIENVSTSKSYLPRQPADYAGGLVQIETRRVPGENFFKVGIGGGAESATTGKGGLDYAGAGLDFLGIDDGRRGLPDIVPTDRAVNRANFTRTELEEIGEAFSPGWAGTPRDLPFGQSGELAFATEFPLASKNLGILATAHWDDSWNRRDGYVERVFASSGLADPEVDYAGDQSTRTVTLGGLLNADYPLAPSHRISFSGLLNRVTEDQARVLQGFNLDSNTDQRNTRIQYVENSLVQGRLSGKHYFNAFGGTTAEWKAAYSRASRYEPNTREVLYRESGGVFLWDNFIQSGSIFHQDLTEDAINLNVDVQFPVRVNGRAGTIEVGAATLARDRDVLSRRFRFIPNRSIPDDVKAASPDGIFSPENIGLGPRQFEIQEATFRPDNYVADQMTTGAYVMADVELLPRVRFAGGARIERSRQVVEPVDVFTKGVEPLAGAELDDTDIVPGATLTWAAGDRVNLRAAASRTLARPEFRELAPFSFADFAGGYLVVGNPVLQRSRITNFDLRWEWFPRPGAVIAVSGFYKKFTDPIEEVVFPSSEFIKSWLNAGTANNLGTEFEVRSNLGFLSESLENFALNLNLTLVDSEVETGSVAQIFVPGSGPLEIDIVGQKRRLQGQSPYVVNAGANWASPSGRTSVSLLFNRFGRRISQVGSQFLESVFEEARSQFDLVFEQAVGPRMSARLSATDLLAADYRFTQGGDLLRGWRPGRAFSAGLTWQPAGDR, from the coding sequence ATGAAACTCACAAGACGACAGCGCAAACCCCGGCACAGGGCCGGTCTCGGCGTCCTTTCCGTCCTTCTCCTGCTCGGCCACGCGGGTGCGTCCGCGGCCCAGGAGGTGTCGCCCGGCCGACTCTCCGGTCGAATCGTGGATGAGGATACGGCGAGGCCGCTGAGCCTGGCGCAGATCTCCATCCCGTCGCTGAACCTGGGAACCCTGAGCGACGTCGACGGTCGCTGGACGCTTCGGGCCATACCGGCCGGGAAATACGAAGTCGTCGCCCGCCTCATCGGCTACGCGAGCAAGACGATTACCGGCGTGCTGATCGTTTCCGGAGAGGCCGCGACCATCGACATCTCGCTGCCGGCCCGGGCGATCGAGCTGAACGAGCTATCGGTCACCGTGGCGGACCAACGCGGCACGGCCGCCGCGGTCCTCCAGAACCGGCGGACCGCGGCGGCGGTGACGGACGCGATCGGACGCGAGCAGATCTCCGACTCGCCCGACTCCGACGCGGCCGCGGCGATGGCGCGCGTCCCGGGCGTCTCCATCGTGAACAAGAAGTTCGTCTTCGTGCGCGGCCTCGGCGAACGCTACGGCAACACGACGCTCGACGGCGCGGTCATGCCGTCCCCGATCGCGGACCGCAAGGCGGTCCCGCTCGACCTCGTCCCGGCCAGCTTTATCGAGAACGTCTCGACCTCGAAGAGCTATCTGCCGCGGCAGCCGGCCGACTATGCCGGCGGGCTGGTCCAGATTGAGACGCGCAGGGTCCCGGGAGAGAACTTCTTCAAGGTCGGGATCGGCGGCGGAGCGGAGTCGGCGACGACGGGCAAGGGGGGGCTCGACTACGCCGGCGCCGGGCTCGACTTCCTCGGCATCGATGACGGGCGCCGCGGGCTGCCCGACATCGTGCCGACGGACCGGGCGGTCAACCGCGCGAACTTCACCCGCACCGAGCTGGAGGAGATCGGAGAAGCGTTTTCTCCGGGCTGGGCCGGCACGCCGCGCGACCTCCCCTTCGGACAGAGCGGCGAACTCGCCTTCGCGACCGAGTTCCCGCTCGCCTCGAAGAACCTGGGGATCCTCGCGACGGCGCACTGGGACGACTCGTGGAACCGGCGCGACGGTTACGTGGAACGCGTGTTCGCCTCCTCCGGCCTCGCGGACCCGGAAGTGGACTACGCGGGCGACCAGTCCACGCGTACCGTCACGCTCGGCGGCCTCCTGAACGCCGACTACCCGCTCGCGCCGAGCCACCGCATTTCCTTCAGCGGACTCCTGAATCGCGTCACGGAGGACCAGGCGCGCGTCCTGCAGGGGTTCAACCTCGACTCCAACACGGACCAGCGGAACACGCGGATCCAGTACGTCGAGAACTCCCTCGTCCAGGGTCGCCTGAGCGGGAAGCACTACTTCAACGCCTTCGGCGGCACGACGGCGGAGTGGAAGGCCGCGTACTCGCGGGCAAGCCGCTACGAACCGAACACCCGCGAGGTCCTGTACCGCGAGTCGGGCGGCGTCTTCCTGTGGGACAACTTCATCCAGAGCGGCAGCATCTTCCATCAGGACCTGACGGAAGACGCGATCAACCTCAACGTCGATGTGCAGTTCCCGGTCCGCGTGAACGGGCGGGCGGGGACGATCGAGGTCGGCGCCGCGACCCTCGCGCGCGACCGCGACGTGCTCAGCCGACGCTTCCGGTTCATCCCCAACCGGTCGATCCCGGATGACGTCAAGGCCGCGTCGCCCGACGGGATCTTCTCGCCGGAGAACATCGGCCTCGGCCCGCGGCAGTTCGAGATCCAGGAGGCCACCTTCCGCCCCGACAACTACGTGGCGGATCAGATGACGACGGGCGCCTACGTGATGGCGGACGTCGAACTGCTGCCGCGCGTCCGCTTCGCCGGCGGGGCTCGCATCGAGCGCAGCAGGCAGGTCGTGGAGCCGGTGGATGTCTTCACGAAGGGCGTCGAACCGCTCGCGGGCGCCGAACTCGACGATACCGACATCGTGCCCGGCGCCACCCTCACCTGGGCGGCGGGCGACCGGGTCAACCTCCGGGCCGCCGCTTCACGCACGCTGGCGCGGCCCGAGTTCCGCGAGTTGGCGCCGTTCTCGTTCGCCGACTTCGCCGGCGGGTATCTCGTCGTCGGGAACCCGGTGCTTCAGCGCTCGCGGATCACGAACTTCGATCTGCGCTGGGAGTGGTTCCCCCGGCCCGGTGCGGTCATCGCGGTGAGCGGCTTCTACAAGAAGTTCACGGACCCTATCGAGGAGGTCGTGTTCCCGAGCAGCGAGTTCATCAAGAGCTGGCTCAACGCCGGGACGGCGAACAACCTCGGGACCGAATTCGAGGTGCGTTCCAACCTCGGCTTCCTCTCCGAATCGCTGGAGAACTTCGCTCTGAATCTGAATCTCACCCTCGTCGACTCCGAGGTGGAGACGGGAAGCGTGGCCCAGATCTTCGTCCCCGGTTCGGGACCGCTCGAAATCGACATCGTGGGGCAGAAGCGGCGCCTCCAGGGCCAGTCGCCCTACGTCGTCAACGCGGGCGCGAACTGGGCCAGCCCGTCGGGCCGGACATCGGTGTCGCTCCTCTTCAACCGCTTCGGCCGGCGCATCAGCCAGGTGGGCAGCCAGTTCCTCGAAAGCGTGTTCGAGGAGGCCCGGAGCCAGTTCGACCTGGTCTTCGAACAGGCGGTCGGGCCGCGGATGTCGGCCAGGCTGAGCGCCACCGACCTGCTCGCCGCCGACTACCGCTTCACGCAGGGCGGCGACCTCCTCCGCGGCTGGCGGCCCGGGCGGGCCTTCTCCGCCGGGCTGACCTGGCAGCCCGCGGGCGACCGCTGA
- a CDS encoding ATP-binding protein has translation MRLGNRFFLASAAVLAVTYFAAWFIFRLDATGVAVASAVLGGILLLLWPAARFVAGRVEIELGQAREAVDRIASGDLRPPVGPVGSDSVGSLGRAIDRMAGRIRHRLQVSERESGDLRVLFDGLEDGLAFIDREGLVSLCNPAFERWAGREVAPGTRIGTLFRSPRIAEAVSASRRGESTTAEVELGEHTVLMSARPHRSGAIIVLRDLTVMRRLEGVRRDFVANVSHELKTPLTSVVGFAEALVEGGLEVGQARDFARRIFANATRMRYLVEDLLDLSLLESGSWSPEPEAVSVGAIAGEVWDTLSPRVRAADLDLRVSGTEEPAWADPDAVRQIMRNLLDNAARYSDEDPAIAVRIRPAGGLQRVEVSDRGPGIASVHVERVFERFYRVDPARSRARGGTGLGLAIVKHFVEAHGGEIGIESALGRGTTVWFTLPNAARLSKRKSFHVPA, from the coding sequence GTGAGGCTGGGAAACCGCTTCTTCCTCGCGTCGGCCGCCGTGCTCGCGGTGACGTACTTCGCCGCCTGGTTCATTTTCCGGCTGGACGCGACGGGGGTGGCGGTCGCATCCGCCGTTCTGGGTGGCATCCTGCTCCTGCTGTGGCCGGCCGCCCGCTTCGTGGCCGGAAGAGTCGAGATCGAACTCGGACAGGCGCGGGAAGCCGTCGACCGCATCGCTTCCGGCGACCTCCGTCCCCCGGTCGGTCCGGTCGGCTCCGACTCGGTCGGTTCCCTGGGTCGAGCGATCGACCGCATGGCCGGTCGGATACGCCATCGCCTGCAGGTATCCGAACGCGAGTCCGGCGACCTGAGGGTTCTGTTCGACGGGTTGGAGGATGGACTCGCGTTCATCGACCGGGAAGGGCTCGTGAGCCTCTGCAACCCGGCTTTCGAACGCTGGGCGGGACGTGAGGTGGCACCCGGGACTCGCATCGGCACGCTGTTCCGTTCTCCCAGGATCGCCGAAGCGGTGAGCGCATCGCGGCGCGGCGAATCCACGACGGCGGAGGTCGAACTCGGTGAGCACACGGTGTTGATGTCGGCCCGCCCTCACCGGTCGGGCGCGATCATCGTACTCCGCGATCTCACGGTCATGCGACGCCTCGAAGGGGTCCGCCGCGATTTCGTGGCGAACGTGTCGCACGAACTCAAGACACCGCTGACGAGTGTGGTCGGCTTCGCCGAGGCGCTGGTGGAGGGGGGCCTCGAAGTCGGCCAGGCACGTGATTTTGCGCGGCGCATCTTCGCCAACGCGACGCGCATGCGGTACCTGGTCGAGGATCTCCTGGATCTCTCGCTGCTGGAGTCCGGCAGCTGGAGCCCCGAGCCGGAGGCCGTCTCGGTCGGAGCTATCGCGGGAGAAGTGTGGGACACGCTGTCGCCGAGGGTTCGCGCCGCCGACCTCGACCTGCGCGTATCCGGAACGGAAGAGCCCGCGTGGGCGGATCCCGATGCGGTCCGTCAGATCATGCGCAACCTGCTCGACAACGCGGCACGCTACAGCGACGAAGACCCGGCGATCGCGGTCCGTATTCGACCGGCCGGCGGCTTGCAGCGCGTGGAAGTCTCCGACCGAGGCCCCGGGATCGCATCCGTTCACGTCGAACGCGTGTTCGAACGCTTCTACCGGGTGGATCCGGCGCGTTCGCGGGCACGTGGCGGGACCGGGCTCGGACTCGCGATCGTGAAACACTTCGTGGAGGCGCACGGGGGCGAGATCGGCATCGAGAGCGCCCTCGGCCGTGGAACGACGGTGTGGTTCACGCTCCCGAACGCGGCCCGGCTCTCGAAGCGGAAGAGCTTCCATGTCCCGGCGTGA